From Solidesulfovibrio carbinoliphilus subsp. oakridgensis, the proteins below share one genomic window:
- a CDS encoding universal stress protein: protein MERILIGATPRNGAFAALTRAISLARRIGAKVHVLFVTPPPSPDGRPGPGTDGDGARLRLMVQRAQEQGVGIEYFVSEGGYEEEVIRFARDRKITLLVAESADGDGRPAEAQSLKRILHGISCRVELVSPRRSETQTQGEAT from the coding sequence ATGGAACGCATACTGATTGGCGCAACGCCACGAAACGGAGCCTTCGCGGCCCTGACCCGGGCCATCTCCCTGGCCCGGCGCATCGGCGCCAAGGTCCACGTCCTGTTCGTGACCCCGCCGCCAAGCCCCGACGGCCGGCCCGGTCCGGGCACGGACGGCGACGGCGCACGGCTGCGGCTCATGGTGCAGCGGGCCCAGGAGCAGGGGGTCGGCATCGAGTACTTCGTGTCCGAGGGCGGGTACGAGGAAGAGGTCATCCGGTTCGCCCGCGATCGCAAGATCACGCTGCTCGTGGCCGAATCGGCCGACGGGGACGGACGCCCCGCCGAGGCCCAGTCCCTCAAACGGATCCTGCATGGCATCTCCTGCCGGGTGGAACTGGTCTCCCCGCGCCGGAGCGAAACCCAAACACAAGGTGAGGCGACATGA
- a CDS encoding sensor histidine kinase codes for MLRTIRSKMLFVFAASLFTMLGLAALHLGSLSALRERYLVSERIEDLLNDILEVRRFEKNYLLYHDTASLREGLDYLDAVDRLAGGLTGSMERELGDAAYREFLADLAAYRLALSRLPAGGRPGAEETEAVRARGKALTDYATGLLSSKRHRIHETIRQSLAVPFAFAGIFLAVTIAVVALVSTRVLRPLALLRETTRRVGAGDFRPVPLRPDLTDEISGLMGAFNLMAHQIEANQEHLLQARKMAALGTFTAGVAHELNNPINNITLTVDALLEDHADYLDDDGRELVADIAGQADRAADIVRNLLDFSRTERPPLLPLAARDVAASSLALVRNQLLGAGLAVAMQVQEDLPPIRGDLRSLQQVLVNILLNAVQATPRGGRVTLSVAAGENGETCFAVADSGPGVSPEVRQHMFEPFYTTKGVGKGTGLGLAVAYSLTRRHGGRIEVESPETGGAVFTVCLPAALAESPAPGPSPEART; via the coding sequence ATGTTACGCACCATCCGTTCCAAAATGCTGTTCGTCTTTGCGGCCAGCCTTTTCACCATGCTCGGCCTGGCCGCGCTCCATCTCGGCAGCCTGTCGGCCCTTCGCGAACGCTATCTGGTCAGCGAACGCATCGAGGACCTGCTAAACGACATCCTGGAAGTGCGGCGGTTCGAGAAGAACTACCTGCTCTACCACGACACGGCCAGTCTGCGGGAGGGGCTCGACTATCTCGACGCCGTGGACCGGCTGGCCGGGGGGCTGACCGGTTCCATGGAGCGGGAGCTCGGCGACGCGGCCTACCGGGAGTTCCTGGCCGACTTGGCGGCCTACCGGCTGGCCCTGTCCCGGCTGCCGGCCGGCGGCCGGCCGGGCGCCGAGGAGACCGAGGCCGTCAGGGCCAGGGGCAAGGCGCTGACCGACTATGCCACGGGTCTGCTCTCCTCCAAGCGCCACCGCATCCACGAGACCATCCGGCAGTCGTTGGCCGTGCCCTTCGCCTTTGCCGGCATCTTCCTGGCCGTGACCATCGCCGTGGTGGCCCTGGTCAGCACCCGGGTGCTGCGGCCCCTGGCCCTGTTGCGCGAAACCACCCGCCGGGTCGGGGCCGGCGATTTCCGGCCCGTGCCGTTGCGCCCGGACCTGACCGACGAGATTTCCGGGCTCATGGGGGCGTTCAACCTCATGGCCCACCAGATCGAGGCCAACCAGGAGCACCTGCTCCAGGCCCGCAAGATGGCGGCCCTTGGCACGTTCACGGCCGGCGTGGCCCATGAGCTCAACAATCCCATCAATAACATCACCCTGACCGTGGACGCCCTGCTCGAAGACCATGCCGATTACCTCGACGACGACGGCCGGGAGCTCGTGGCCGACATCGCCGGCCAGGCCGACCGGGCCGCGGACATCGTGCGAAACCTCCTCGATTTCTCCCGCACCGAACGCCCCCCCCTGCTGCCCCTGGCCGCCAGGGACGTGGCCGCCTCCAGCCTGGCCCTGGTCAGAAACCAGCTGCTCGGCGCCGGCCTTGCCGTGGCGATGCAGGTCCAGGAGGACCTGCCCCCGATCCGGGGCGACCTGCGAAGCCTCCAGCAGGTCCTGGTCAACATCCTCCTGAACGCCGTCCAGGCCACGCCGCGCGGCGGCCGGGTGACGCTTTCGGTCGCGGCCGGGGAAAACGGCGAGACCTGTTTCGCCGTGGCCGACTCCGGCCCGGGCGTCAGCCCCGAGGTCCGCCAGCACATGTTCGAACCGTTTTACACCACCAAGGGCGTGGGCAAGGGCACGGGCCTGGGGCTGGCCGTGGCCTATTCCCTGACCCGCCGCCACGGCGGGCGCATCGAGGTCGAGAGCCCGGAAACCGGCGGCGCGGTCTTCACCGTCTGCCTGCCGGCCGCTCTCGCCGAAAGTCCGGCCCCGGGGCCGTCGCCGGAGGCCCGGACATGA
- a CDS encoding TIGR02186 family protein, with protein MRRILSILALLALVGLASFLAAAPALADAAAPVSVEASPGTIAIDTLYNGTDLTVTGTVPAGSQVVVRLVGDPTTFPMKEKGKVFGLLWMNLDKVAFKDAPRVFLVAASPEVPAADVSRLGVPGLADRITVTAKDGDTAPLVAEFLRYQTAEKLYKENAGQVTLGADAGAARPFTAVLHMPSRLSPGAYAVEVLAIRDGAVLGQGDASVTAAFIGAPAFLADMAFGHGTLYGVLASIIAIVGGLVIGQIFSGSKGGAH; from the coding sequence ATGCGGCGCATTCTTTCCATCCTGGCCCTCCTGGCCCTCGTCGGCCTCGCCTCCTTCCTGGCGGCCGCCCCGGCCCTGGCCGACGCCGCCGCGCCGGTCTCCGTGGAAGCAAGCCCCGGGACCATCGCCATCGACACCCTGTACAACGGCACGGACCTGACCGTGACCGGCACGGTGCCGGCGGGAAGCCAGGTGGTGGTCCGGCTGGTCGGCGACCCGACCACGTTTCCCATGAAGGAAAAGGGCAAGGTCTTTGGCCTCTTGTGGATGAACCTCGACAAGGTGGCCTTTAAGGACGCGCCCAGGGTCTTCCTGGTCGCGGCCTCGCCCGAGGTCCCGGCCGCGGACGTGTCCCGCCTCGGCGTCCCGGGCCTGGCCGACCGGATCACGGTCACGGCGAAAGACGGCGACACGGCCCCGCTTGTGGCCGAGTTTCTCCGGTACCAGACCGCGGAAAAGCTGTATAAGGAAAACGCCGGCCAGGTGACGCTTGGCGCGGACGCCGGCGCGGCCCGGCCGTTTACCGCCGTGTTGCACATGCCGTCGCGCCTGTCGCCCGGGGCCTACGCCGTGGAAGTCCTGGCCATCCGGGACGGCGCCGTCCTCGGCCAGGGCGACGCCTCGGTCACGGCCGCCTTTATCGGTGCCCCGGCCTTCCTGGCCGACATGGCCTTCGGCCACGGCACGCTCTACGGCGTCCTGGCCTCGATCATCGCCATTGTCGGCGGCCTGGTCATCGGCCAGATCTTCAGCGGCTCCAAGGGCGGGGCCCACTAG
- a CDS encoding sulfite exporter TauE/SafE family protein, translating into MTIPMTMYLPIAGNSVNILAVLGLGGGVGLLSGIFGVGGGFLMTPLLMMMGIPATVAAASDSNQIVGASTSGTLIHLRLGNVDVRMGVLLLIGGVLGGTLGVQLIKILRAMGNADFLISITYVLMLGGVGSYMFFESLSSMRKAKRPSQAQAAPARPSAYARFMASLPWQMDFPRSGIRQSALTPLFFGTLVGVLSAIMGVGGGFIMVPVMVYMLRMPMHVVVGTSLFQVLFTCINVTIMQSAENHTVDFVLALLLLIGSAIGAQFGARIGRKLQGDQLKIYLAGIVLVVMFKMLYELLARPDVLLAAIGGH; encoded by the coding sequence ATGACCATTCCCATGACCATGTACCTGCCCATCGCCGGCAATTCGGTGAACATCCTGGCCGTGCTCGGCCTTGGTGGCGGGGTGGGGCTCTTATCGGGCATCTTCGGCGTCGGCGGCGGTTTTCTCATGACCCCGCTCCTCATGATGATGGGCATCCCGGCTACCGTGGCCGCGGCGTCCGATTCCAACCAGATCGTCGGGGCCTCGACGTCGGGCACGCTCATCCACCTGCGCCTTGGCAACGTGGACGTCCGGATGGGCGTATTGCTCCTCATCGGCGGCGTGCTCGGCGGCACCCTCGGCGTCCAGCTCATCAAAATTTTGCGGGCCATGGGCAACGCCGACTTCCTCATCAGCATCACCTACGTCCTCATGCTCGGCGGCGTCGGCTCCTACATGTTTTTCGAGTCCCTAAGCTCCATGCGAAAGGCCAAGCGCCCCTCCCAGGCCCAGGCCGCGCCGGCCAGGCCCTCGGCCTACGCCCGGTTCATGGCGAGCCTGCCCTGGCAGATGGACTTCCCCCGCTCCGGCATCCGCCAGTCGGCCCTGACCCCGCTTTTCTTCGGCACCCTGGTCGGCGTCCTGTCGGCCATCATGGGTGTCGGCGGCGGGTTCATCATGGTCCCGGTCATGGTCTACATGCTGCGCATGCCCATGCACGTGGTGGTCGGCACAAGCCTTTTCCAGGTCCTTTTCACATGCATCAACGTCACCATCATGCAGTCGGCCGAGAACCACACCGTGGACTTCGTGCTGGCCCTGCTGCTTCTGATCGGCTCGGCCATCGGGGCCCAGTTCGGGGCCAGGATCGGCCGCAAGCTCCAAGGCGACCAGCTGAAGATCTACCTGGCCGGCATCGTGCTCGTGGTGATGTTCAAGATGCTCTACGAACTGCTGGCCCGGCCCGACGTCCTGCTCGCGGCCATCGGAGGACACTAG
- a CDS encoding sigma-54-dependent transcriptional regulator has translation MKPRIAVVDDETIVCNRLSRALAKDGAEVEAFTEGQAFLARHGEAPFDLVFLDLMLPDGDGISHIPAIKAVSPGTEIIVITGYGSIETAIAAVKEGAFHYVQKPVKLAEVRQLAQTALERAALRQENLRLRQVLKGAQGEKPLIGLSPALRKVFAMIDKVAPVDCNVLLTGASGTGKELVARAVHRQSARRDRPFVPFNCGAFTEDLGSSELFGYEKGAFTGATATKIGLLESATGGTVFLDEIGEMPLSMQVKLLRAIQERRILRVGGIRPIDLDIRIVAATNKDLKHEAATGAFREDLFFRLNVVTIHLPRLSERREDVAPLAEHFLEKYNRAFRKVVRAIDPEALAILTAYSYPGNVRELENIIERGVALTEGDTLLVKDLPSDLRQLSFDSVEGEGLVSLEEMERRYIARVLERTGYNKGLAAQVLGLPRTTLWRKLKQYGLE, from the coding sequence ATGAAGCCGCGCATCGCCGTGGTGGACGACGAGACCATCGTCTGCAACCGCCTGAGCCGGGCCCTGGCCAAGGACGGGGCCGAGGTCGAGGCCTTCACCGAAGGCCAGGCCTTTCTGGCCCGCCACGGCGAGGCCCCCTTCGACCTGGTCTTCCTGGATCTCATGTTGCCGGACGGCGACGGCATCAGCCACATTCCGGCCATAAAGGCCGTGTCCCCGGGCACCGAGATCATCGTCATCACCGGCTACGGCTCCATCGAGACGGCCATTGCCGCGGTCAAGGAGGGGGCCTTTCATTACGTGCAAAAGCCGGTCAAGCTGGCCGAGGTCCGCCAGCTGGCCCAGACGGCCCTGGAGCGGGCGGCGCTGCGCCAGGAGAACCTGCGCCTGCGCCAGGTTTTGAAGGGCGCGCAAGGCGAGAAACCGCTGATCGGCCTGTCGCCGGCCCTCCGCAAGGTTTTTGCCATGATCGACAAGGTGGCCCCGGTCGACTGCAACGTGCTCCTGACCGGGGCCAGCGGCACGGGCAAGGAGCTGGTGGCCCGGGCGGTCCACCGCCAAAGCGCCCGCCGGGACCGGCCGTTCGTGCCGTTCAACTGCGGGGCCTTCACCGAGGACCTCGGCAGCAGCGAGCTTTTCGGCTATGAGAAGGGGGCCTTCACCGGGGCCACGGCCACGAAGATCGGGCTTTTGGAATCGGCCACCGGCGGCACGGTCTTCCTGGACGAGATCGGCGAGATGCCGCTGTCCATGCAGGTCAAGCTCCTGCGCGCCATCCAGGAGCGGCGGATCCTTCGCGTCGGCGGCATCCGGCCCATCGACCTCGACATCCGGATCGTGGCCGCGACCAACAAGGACTTGAAACACGAGGCCGCCACCGGCGCCTTTCGCGAGGACCTCTTTTTCCGCCTGAACGTGGTCACCATCCACCTGCCCCGCCTGTCCGAGCGCCGCGAGGACGTAGCTCCCCTGGCCGAGCACTTCCTGGAGAAATACAACCGGGCCTTTCGCAAGGTGGTAAGGGCCATCGACCCCGAAGCCCTGGCGATCCTTACGGCCTACAGTTATCCGGGCAACGTGCGCGAGCTCGAAAACATCATCGAGCGCGGCGTGGCCCTGACCGAGGGCGACACGCTCCTCGTCAAGGACCTGCCGTCGGACCTGCGCCAGCTGTCTTTTGATTCCGTGGAAGGGGAAGGGCTCGTGTCCCTGGAGGAGATGGAGCGGCGCTACATCGCCCGGGTGCTCGAACGCACGGGCTATAACAAGGGTCTGGCCGCCCAGGTCCTCGGCCTGCCGCGCACCACGCTCTGGCGCAAGCTCAAGCAGTACGGCCTGGAGTGA
- a CDS encoding tetratricopeptide repeat protein: MQTQAHPVEMAMVPSRTEKLDVVALYNAGLFAETEERATDLTRRFPSDVFGWSLLGTLHLRLGQSGPAVASLKKAAALAPDVSDIHNNLGIALAEAGCLDEALTCYGQALALDPASVRALTNQGAAFEAAGRPHEAAASYRQAIALSPDQARSHYNLGNALKDLGRLQEAEAAYAAAVALAPDYAYALTNRGITLRELGRPDAALACARAALAADPTLAQALDLLAACLLDQGDDPGAALELVVRSLEQGPGLEARRLYCECLRRLPPWQADAGVRDAAARALAEPWTRPELLAAPACRLLEHHEALGPAVTRAAAAWPNRLDREALFGPQGPQAWGREPLVESLLAATPVCTVPLERFLTQARTVLLATAEGAAARPPEADALGFYASLARQCHVNEYAFAVAEEEETRARALRDALEAALTADRDIPALLVVAVAAYFPLHTLEAAERLPARPWPGPVEALLTQQVREPAEEQGYREDTPGLTAIVDAVSQRVRLQYEENPYPRWIKAAPVDAPVLFDAYLRRRFPRAVFAPLGARDGLDVLVAGCGTGQHALETARRFRGARVLAVDLSLASLGYARRKTRELGVGGIEYAQADILGLSDLGRRFDVIESSGVLHHLADPLAGWRVLVSLLRPGGCMRLGLYSDIARRGIVRARAYLFARGYTATAESMRRCRQELLGLPADDPLRRILLNDFFSISGCRDLLFHVCEHCTTPLGLKAFLAENGLTLLGFDLDVPALEAYRRRFPGDPAATDLSNWHYFEEDNPDTFIEMYQFWVQKTAGPPA, from the coding sequence ATGCAGACGCAAGCGCATCCTGTCGAGATGGCGATGGTCCCGAGCCGGACGGAAAAGCTCGATGTCGTGGCCCTTTACAATGCCGGGCTCTTTGCCGAGACCGAAGAGCGGGCAACGGACCTGACGCGGCGTTTTCCCTCGGACGTCTTCGGCTGGAGCCTGCTTGGCACCCTGCACCTGCGCCTGGGCCAGAGCGGACCGGCCGTGGCCAGCCTCAAGAAGGCCGCCGCCCTGGCCCCGGACGTGTCCGACATCCACAACAACCTCGGCATCGCCCTGGCCGAGGCCGGCTGCCTGGACGAGGCGCTGACCTGCTACGGCCAGGCCCTGGCCCTCGATCCGGCCTCGGTGCGGGCCCTCACCAACCAGGGAGCGGCCTTCGAGGCCGCCGGCCGGCCGCACGAGGCCGCCGCCAGCTACAGGCAGGCCATTGCCCTCTCCCCGGACCAGGCCAGGTCCCACTACAACCTGGGCAACGCCTTAAAGGACCTCGGCCGGCTGCAAGAGGCCGAGGCCGCCTATGCCGCGGCCGTGGCCCTGGCCCCGGACTACGCCTACGCCCTGACCAACCGGGGCATCACCCTGCGCGAACTCGGCCGCCCGGACGCGGCCCTGGCCTGCGCCAGGGCCGCCCTGGCGGCCGATCCCACCCTGGCCCAGGCCCTGGACCTGCTGGCGGCCTGCCTCCTGGACCAGGGGGACGATCCCGGCGCCGCCCTGGAGCTGGTCGTCCGGTCCCTGGAACAGGGGCCGGGCCTGGAGGCCCGGCGGCTCTACTGCGAATGCCTGCGCCGGCTGCCGCCCTGGCAGGCCGACGCGGGCGTCCGGGACGCGGCCGCCCGGGCCCTGGCCGAGCCCTGGACCCGGCCGGAACTGCTGGCCGCCCCGGCCTGCCGGCTGCTCGAACACCACGAGGCCCTCGGCCCGGCCGTCACCCGGGCGGCCGCCGCCTGGCCCAACCGCCTGGACCGGGAGGCCTTGTTCGGCCCCCAGGGGCCCCAGGCCTGGGGCCGGGAGCCGCTGGTCGAAAGCCTGCTTGCCGCCACGCCGGTCTGCACCGTGCCCCTGGAGCGGTTTCTGACCCAGGCCCGCACCGTCCTGCTGGCGACCGCCGAAGGGGCCGCCGCCAGGCCGCCGGAGGCCGACGCCCTCGGCTTTTACGCCTCCCTGGCCCGGCAGTGCCATGTCAACGAATACGCCTTTGCCGTGGCCGAGGAGGAGGAAACCCGGGCCAGGGCCCTGCGCGATGCCCTGGAGGCGGCCCTCACGGCCGACCGGGACATCCCGGCCCTGCTCGTCGTGGCCGTGGCCGCCTATTTTCCGCTCCACACCCTGGAAGCGGCCGAGCGGTTGCCTGCCCGGCCCTGGCCCGGACCCGTGGAGGCGCTCCTCACCCAGCAGGTGCGCGAGCCGGCCGAGGAGCAAGGCTACCGGGAGGACACGCCGGGGCTTACGGCCATCGTGGACGCGGTGTCCCAGCGGGTGCGGCTGCAGTACGAGGAAAATCCCTACCCGCGCTGGATCAAAGCCGCGCCCGTGGACGCGCCCGTCCTTTTCGACGCCTACCTGCGCCGCCGCTTTCCCCGGGCCGTCTTCGCCCCGCTCGGCGCCCGGGACGGCCTGGACGTGCTGGTGGCCGGCTGCGGCACCGGGCAACACGCCCTGGAGACGGCCCGCCGGTTCCGGGGGGCGCGGGTCCTGGCCGTGGACTTGAGCCTCGCAAGCCTCGGCTACGCCCGCCGAAAGACCCGGGAGCTCGGCGTCGGCGGCATCGAATACGCCCAGGCCGACATCCTGGGCCTCTCGGATCTCGGCCGCCGGTTCGACGTCATCGAATCCTCGGGCGTGCTCCACCACCTGGCCGATCCCCTGGCCGGCTGGCGGGTGCTCGTTTCGCTGCTGCGCCCGGGGGGCTGCATGCGGCTTGGGCTCTACAGCGACATCGCCCGGCGCGGCATCGTCCGGGCCAGAGCCTATCTCTTCGCCCGGGGCTACACGGCCACGGCCGAATCCATGCGCCGCTGCCGCCAGGAGCTCCTTGGCCTGCCGGCCGACGATCCCCTGCGCCGGATTCTCCTCAATGATTTTTTCAGCATCAGCGGCTGCCGGGACCTCCTCTTCCACGTTTGCGAGCACTGCACCACGCCCCTTGGCCTCAAGGCCTTTCTGGCGGAAAACGGCCTGACGCTGCTTGGCTTCGACCTCGACGTCCCGGCGCTCGAGGCCTACCGGCGGCGCTTTCCCGGGGATCCGGCCGCCACCGACCTGTCCAACTGGCACTATTTCGAGGAGGACAACCCGGACACCTTCATCGAGATGTACCAGTTCTGGGTGCAGAAAACGGCCGGACCGCCGGCGTAG
- a CDS encoding antibiotic biosynthesis monooxygenase, with protein sequence MEVRVSKVSAVVVQRVPPEKADWFLEWQRGVSAAAEAFGGFRGTDVYPPAPGQGDEWIAVIHFDGPEALDAWLGSPVRAEWVEKLKSAIGGFDLKVLSQGFGPWFVCLTPEAGAAPPPSWKMAVIVLLGLYPTVMVLALFPGPFLSPLGLAVSMLVGNALSISILQWLVMPFLNKRFSGWLLANGPGRRLASAGGLAVILGLLAGLAVLFRQVTG encoded by the coding sequence GTGGAAGTGCGGGTGTCCAAGGTCTCGGCGGTGGTGGTCCAGCGGGTGCCGCCGGAAAAGGCCGACTGGTTCCTGGAGTGGCAGCGCGGCGTCTCGGCCGCGGCCGAAGCCTTTGGCGGCTTTCGCGGCACGGACGTCTACCCGCCGGCCCCGGGCCAGGGCGACGAGTGGATCGCGGTCATCCACTTCGACGGGCCCGAGGCCCTGGACGCCTGGCTCGGGTCCCCGGTCCGGGCCGAATGGGTGGAAAAGCTCAAGTCCGCCATCGGCGGCTTTGACCTGAAAGTTCTGTCCCAGGGCTTTGGCCCCTGGTTCGTCTGCCTGACCCCGGAGGCCGGGGCGGCCCCGCCGCCGTCCTGGAAGATGGCCGTGATCGTGCTTTTGGGGCTCTATCCCACGGTCATGGTGCTGGCCCTTTTCCCGGGCCCCTTCCTCTCGCCGCTCGGGCTGGCCGTGTCCATGCTGGTCGGCAATGCGCTCAGCATCTCGATCCTCCAGTGGCTGGTGATGCCCTTTTTGAACAAGCGCTTTTCCGGCTGGCTCCTGGCCAACGGCCCGGGCCGGCGCCTTGCCTCGGCCGGCGGCCTGGCCGTCATCCTCGGGCTCCTGGCCGGCTTGGCCGTCCTTTTTCGGCAGGTGACCGGGTAG
- the guaD gene encoding guanine deaminase, whose product MPKASCAVRGTFFDFVDDPWHHAGNEQAAARFLADGLLVVKDGVIADFGPFADVSPRHPGLDITHLPDRIILPGFIDGHIHFPQVRVLGAYGNQLLDWLQTWIFGEELKYRDRDYARKAAGLFFDALLAGGTTTCLAFTTSSPVSTEEFFEEATRREMRVIAGLTGIDRFAPADFCITPDDFYKESKRLIEKYHRRGRNLYAITPRFAVGCTGEMMDSCRRLKEEHADCWVNTHISENPSEVRTAKDHFPDCSDYTEVHEKHGLLGPKFTAGHGIWLSNGEMRRFSKAGAAIAFCPLSNLFLGSGLFRLGRAKDPEYPVRVAVGSDVGGGNAFSLVRVLEEAYKVGMCNNTMLDGSIDPRNQDLGEADRNKLSPYRAFYLATLGGAQALYLDDMLGNFEPGKEADFVALDWKAGQLAMAWHQTLAVEEGGPETIEQAAQLLFGIMAAGDDRNVDETWVAGARAYKKGHDKA is encoded by the coding sequence ATGCCCAAAGCGAGCTGCGCCGTCCGTGGAACGTTTTTCGATTTCGTCGACGATCCCTGGCACCATGCCGGCAACGAGCAGGCGGCCGCCCGGTTTTTGGCCGACGGCCTGCTTGTGGTCAAAGACGGCGTCATCGCGGATTTCGGCCCCTTTGCGGACGTCTCGCCGCGCCATCCGGGCCTGGATATCACCCATCTGCCGGACCGGATCATCCTGCCCGGCTTCATCGACGGCCATATCCACTTCCCCCAGGTCCGGGTGCTCGGGGCCTACGGCAACCAGCTCCTGGACTGGCTGCAGACCTGGATCTTCGGCGAGGAGCTCAAGTACCGGGACCGCGACTACGCCCGCAAGGCGGCCGGGCTTTTCTTCGACGCCCTCCTGGCCGGCGGCACCACCACCTGCCTGGCCTTCACCACGAGCAGCCCGGTCTCCACCGAGGAGTTCTTCGAGGAGGCGACCCGGCGGGAGATGCGCGTCATCGCCGGCCTGACCGGCATCGACCGGTTCGCGCCGGCGGATTTCTGCATCACCCCGGACGATTTCTACAAGGAATCGAAGCGGCTGATCGAAAAGTACCACCGCCGGGGTCGTAACCTCTACGCCATCACCCCCCGCTTTGCCGTGGGCTGCACCGGCGAGATGATGGACAGCTGCCGCCGGCTCAAGGAAGAGCACGCCGACTGCTGGGTCAACACCCACATCTCGGAAAACCCGTCCGAGGTGCGCACGGCCAAGGACCACTTCCCGGACTGCTCGGACTACACCGAGGTCCACGAAAAACACGGGCTGCTCGGTCCGAAGTTCACGGCCGGCCACGGCATCTGGCTGTCAAACGGCGAGATGCGCCGCTTCTCCAAGGCCGGGGCGGCCATCGCCTTTTGCCCGCTCTCCAACCTCTTCCTCGGCAGCGGGCTTTTCCGCCTGGGCCGGGCCAAGGACCCGGAATACCCGGTCCGGGTGGCCGTCGGCAGCGACGTCGGCGGCGGCAACGCCTTCTCCCTCGTCCGGGTCCTCGAAGAGGCCTACAAGGTCGGCATGTGCAACAACACCATGCTCGACGGCTCCATCGATCCGCGAAACCAGGACCTCGGCGAGGCCGACCGCAACAAGCTCTCGCCCTACCGGGCCTTCTACCTGGCCACCCTGGGCGGGGCCCAGGCCCTCTACCTCGACGACATGCTCGGCAACTTCGAGCCGGGCAAGGAGGCCGATTTCGTGGCCCTGGACTGGAAGGCCGGCCAGCTGGCCATGGCCTGGCATCAGACCCTGGCCGTGGAAGAGGGCGGCCCGGAGACCATCGAGCAGGCGGCCCAGCTCCTTTTCGGCATCATGGCCGCCGGTGACGACCGCAACGTGGACGAGACCTGGGTGGCCGGGGCCCGGGCCTACAAGAAGGGACACGACAAAGCGTAG
- a CDS encoding UbiX family flavin prenyltransferase: MKRLIVGISGASGVILGVRLLEVLGQTPDVETHCIISPGAAVTLRLETGRTVESVAALAGVVHDHDNLAAAISSGSFPVAGMVVAPCSMKSLAQIALSLGDNLLARAADVTLKERRKLVLVPRETPLHLGHLRHMVAVTEMGGIILPPAPSFYHAPKTIMDVVDQTVGKILDQFGILHDLFARWGGRDA, encoded by the coding sequence ATGAAACGACTGATCGTCGGCATCTCCGGCGCAAGCGGCGTCATCCTTGGCGTGAGGCTCCTCGAAGTCCTCGGCCAGACGCCGGACGTGGAAACCCACTGCATCATCAGCCCCGGCGCGGCCGTGACCCTGCGCCTGGAGACCGGCCGGACCGTGGAGAGCGTCGCGGCCCTGGCCGGCGTGGTCCACGACCACGACAATCTGGCCGCCGCCATTTCGAGCGGCTCCTTTCCGGTGGCCGGCATGGTGGTGGCGCCGTGCTCCATGAAGAGCCTGGCCCAGATCGCCCTGTCCCTTGGCGACAATCTTCTCGCCCGGGCCGCCGACGTGACCCTCAAGGAACGGCGCAAGCTGGTCCTCGTGCCGCGCGAGACGCCGCTGCACCTCGGGCACCTGCGCCACATGGTGGCCGTGACCGAAATGGGCGGCATCATCCTGCCCCCGGCCCCGTCCTTCTACCACGCCCCCAAGACCATCATGGACGTGGTGGACCAGACCGTGGGCAAGATCCTCGACCAGTTCGGCATCCTCCACGACCTCTTTGCCCGCTGGGGCGGCCGCGACGCCTGA